The proteins below are encoded in one region of Pseudomonas entomophila L48:
- a CDS encoding siderophore-interacting protein yields MTSLLSRLTRPTKATPYRIFDVDLKAIEPLSPSLCRFVFGGPEVAQMTTLAADQRIKLFFPTPAGQPPRLPKDGQWQQARRDLAPQDTPPMRTYTIRALRREAGEVDVDFVLHGVNGPASAWATQAKVGDRLQMVAPNLAYTEDPGGYEWKPPRSAQRILLIGDETALPAIAGILEQLAQDAADLPVEAFIEVPLEEDCLSLRHSPATRLHWLPRDLLRCTHGHGMQHAVRELASLPVIRANASVELEDVDIDQRILWELASGESGDFYAWIAGESATVMDIRRFLIKERGLPRENLTLMGYWRDGRTFD; encoded by the coding sequence ATGACCTCCCTGCTCTCCCGGTTGACTCGCCCCACCAAGGCGACCCCCTACCGGATCTTCGATGTCGACCTGAAAGCCATCGAGCCCCTGAGCCCGTCCCTGTGCCGCTTCGTCTTCGGCGGCCCGGAAGTGGCGCAGATGACCACCCTGGCTGCGGACCAGCGCATCAAGCTGTTCTTCCCAACGCCCGCCGGGCAACCGCCACGCCTGCCCAAGGACGGCCAATGGCAACAGGCAAGGCGCGACCTGGCGCCGCAGGACACACCACCGATGCGCACCTACACCATCCGCGCCCTGCGCCGTGAGGCTGGCGAGGTGGACGTGGACTTCGTGTTGCATGGCGTGAACGGGCCGGCGTCGGCCTGGGCGACCCAGGCCAAGGTCGGCGACCGGCTGCAGATGGTCGCGCCGAACCTGGCCTATACCGAAGATCCGGGGGGTTACGAATGGAAGCCTCCACGCAGCGCCCAGCGCATCCTGCTGATTGGCGACGAAACCGCGCTGCCGGCCATCGCCGGCATCCTCGAGCAACTGGCGCAGGATGCTGCAGACCTGCCCGTGGAGGCGTTCATCGAGGTGCCGCTGGAAGAGGACTGCCTCTCCTTGCGCCACAGCCCCGCCACTCGCCTGCACTGGCTGCCCCGCGACCTGCTGCGCTGCACGCACGGCCACGGCATGCAGCATGCGGTGCGTGAACTGGCCAGCCTGCCCGTCATCCGCGCCAACGCTTCGGTGGAACTGGAGGATGTGGACATCGACCAGCGCATTCTCTGGGAGCTGGCGAGTGGCGAGAGTGGCGACTTCTACGCCTGGATCGCCGGCGAGTCGGCGACGGTGATGGACATCCGCCGCTTCTTGATCAAGGAGCGCGGGCTACCCCGGGAAAACCTGACATTGATGGGCTACTGGCGCGACGGCCGCACATTCGATTGA
- a CDS encoding aspartate aminotransferase family protein, translating into MSTVSSLAQALPASAPQALYEFADSPLLLRQQQQESNARSYPRRIPLALKRARGIHVEDVEGRQFIDCLAGAGTLALGHNHPVVVEAIQRVLADELPLHTLDLTTPVKDQFVQDLFGLLPEALRREAKIQFCGPTGTDAVEAALKLVRTATGRSTVLAFQGGYHGMTQGALSLMGSLGPKKPLGALLSNGVQFLPYPYDYRCPFGLGGEAGVRANLHYLENLLNDPEAGVALPAAVIVEVVQGEGGVIPADIEWLRGLRRITEQAGVALIVDEIQSGFARTGKMFAFEHAGIVPDVVTLSKAIGGSLPLAVMVYRDWLDTWSPGAHAGTFRGNQMAMAAGSAVMNYLVEHRLCEHAEAMGLRLRGHLQRLQRDYPQLGDIRGRGLMLGVELVDPAGEADALGHPPACRTLAPKVQRECLRRGLILELGGRHGAVVRFLPPLIISAEQIDDVAGRFAEAVAAAVG; encoded by the coding sequence ATGTCGACCGTTTCCAGCCTTGCCCAGGCGCTGCCGGCCTCCGCGCCCCAGGCCCTGTACGAATTCGCGGACTCGCCGCTGCTGCTGCGCCAGCAGCAACAGGAGTCCAACGCCCGCAGCTACCCCCGGCGTATCCCGCTGGCACTCAAACGCGCCCGTGGCATCCATGTGGAAGACGTCGAGGGCCGTCAGTTCATCGACTGCCTGGCCGGCGCCGGCACTCTGGCCCTGGGCCACAATCACCCGGTGGTGGTCGAGGCGATCCAGCGCGTGCTGGCCGATGAGCTGCCGCTGCACACCCTCGACCTGACGACGCCGGTCAAGGACCAGTTCGTCCAGGACCTGTTCGGCCTGCTGCCCGAGGCCCTGCGCCGCGAAGCGAAGATCCAGTTCTGCGGCCCCACTGGTACCGATGCCGTGGAAGCGGCGCTCAAGCTGGTGCGCACTGCCACCGGGCGCAGCACCGTGCTGGCGTTCCAGGGCGGTTACCACGGCATGACCCAGGGCGCCCTGAGCCTGATGGGCAGCCTGGGGCCGAAGAAGCCGCTGGGCGCGTTGCTGAGCAACGGCGTGCAGTTCCTGCCTTACCCCTACGACTACCGTTGCCCGTTCGGCCTGGGTGGCGAGGCCGGCGTGCGCGCCAACCTGCATTACCTGGAGAACCTGCTGAACGACCCCGAGGCCGGCGTGGCCTTGCCGGCGGCGGTGATTGTCGAGGTGGTGCAGGGCGAGGGCGGGGTGATCCCGGCTGATATCGAGTGGCTGCGCGGACTGCGCCGGATCACCGAGCAGGCCGGCGTGGCGCTGATAGTCGACGAGATCCAGAGCGGTTTCGCCCGTACCGGGAAGATGTTTGCCTTCGAGCACGCCGGGATCGTGCCGGATGTGGTCACCTTGTCCAAGGCCATCGGTGGCAGCCTGCCGCTGGCGGTGATGGTCTACCGCGACTGGCTCGACACATGGTCGCCGGGTGCCCACGCGGGCACCTTCCGGGGTAACCAGATGGCCATGGCGGCGGGGTCGGCGGTGATGAACTACCTGGTCGAACACCGCCTCTGTGAGCATGCCGAGGCCATGGGGCTGCGTCTGCGTGGGCATCTGCAGCGCTTGCAGCGGGACTATCCGCAATTGGGTGATATCCGTGGGCGCGGGTTGATGCTGGGGGTCGAACTGGTCGACCCGGCGGGCGAGGCCGATGCGCTGGGTCATCCGCCGGCGTGCCGGACCCTGGCGCCGAAGGTGCAGCGCGAATGCCTGCGCCGTGGCTTGATTCTCGAGCTGGGCGGCCGGCATGGTGCGGTGGTGCGCTTCCTGCCGCCGTTGATCATCAGTGCCGAGCAGATCGACGATGTTGCCGGGCGGTTCGCCGAGGCCGTGGCGGCCGCAGTCGGCTGA
- a CDS encoding ATP-binding protein, with translation MSLRVRLSLILGSAFIVIWVLAAAWMLRDLRQQMMFSLDQRLVASARMVAGLIDQLPQPLTAKGQDAHFSADQFSVPDGMACQVSSLRGEILASNHKHDGTMDDQRSGFRDQTIDGASWRTFTYNHGDVRITTADRHQEREALNQSILLAASAPVLMALLGSLGLLWIGLGKGLEPLNRMRDALRRRRADSVEPLQVAGLPSELQPLLDTQNQLFLRIAQTIERERRLTDDAAHELRSPLTAIKTHLQVARMTDGAVREQALEHAEQGTDRMHRTLEQLLMLARVEGSLSFDDGVQCSAEQVALQAIQDAGGGDNRRILLRLPEDAAKVYLGMPAPLAVAALRNLLDNALRHGGDAAVELEVQALDGQVDFLVRDHGPGIAQEDLQHLTERFWRNGQSGGCGLGLAIVQAIVQRCAGSLRFDSQADGLRVRLQVPARSGA, from the coding sequence GTGAGCTTGCGCGTTCGCCTGTCGCTGATCCTCGGCAGCGCCTTCATCGTAATCTGGGTGCTGGCGGCGGCGTGGATGCTGCGCGACCTGCGCCAGCAGATGATGTTCTCCCTCGACCAGCGCCTGGTGGCGTCGGCACGCATGGTGGCCGGGCTGATCGACCAGTTGCCGCAACCTTTGACGGCCAAGGGACAGGATGCGCATTTTTCTGCGGACCAGTTCAGCGTGCCGGATGGCATGGCCTGCCAGGTGAGTTCCCTGCGCGGTGAGATCCTGGCCAGCAACCACAAGCATGACGGCACGATGGACGACCAGCGCAGCGGCTTTCGCGACCAGACCATCGACGGCGCCTCCTGGCGAACCTTCACCTACAACCATGGCGATGTGCGCATCACCACCGCCGACCGTCACCAGGAACGCGAGGCGCTGAACCAGTCGATCCTGCTGGCGGCGTCGGCACCGGTGCTGATGGCGCTGCTGGGTAGCTTGGGGTTGCTGTGGATCGGCCTGGGCAAGGGCCTGGAGCCGCTCAACCGCATGCGCGACGCCTTGCGCAGGCGGCGCGCCGACAGTGTCGAGCCGTTGCAGGTGGCCGGCCTGCCCAGCGAGCTGCAACCGTTGCTCGATACGCAGAACCAGCTGTTCCTGCGCATCGCCCAGACCATCGAGCGCGAGCGTCGGCTCACCGACGATGCCGCCCACGAACTGCGCAGCCCGCTGACCGCGATCAAGACCCACCTGCAGGTGGCGCGGATGACCGACGGCGCGGTGCGCGAGCAGGCCCTGGAGCATGCCGAGCAGGGGACTGATCGGATGCACCGCACGCTGGAGCAGTTGCTGATGCTGGCGCGGGTCGAGGGCAGCCTGTCGTTCGACGATGGCGTGCAGTGCAGTGCCGAGCAGGTGGCGCTGCAGGCGATCCAGGATGCCGGTGGGGGCGACAACCGGCGCATTCTTCTGCGCTTGCCGGAGGATGCCGCCAAGGTCTACCTGGGGATGCCGGCGCCACTGGCGGTGGCGGCCTTGCGCAACCTGCTGGACAACGCCCTGCGCCATGGTGGCGATGCGGCGGTGGAGTTGGAGGTGCAGGCGTTGGATGGGCAGGTGGACTTCCTGGTGCGCGACCATGGGCCGGGGATCGCGCAGGAGGACTTGCAGCATTTGACCGAGCGTTTCTGGCGCAATGGCCAGAGTGGCGGGTGTGGGCTGGGGTTGGCGATTGTCCAGGCGATTGTCCAACGTTGCGCGGGTAGCCTGCGCTTCGACAGCCAGGCCGATGGTTTGCGGGTGAGGTTGCAGGTGCCGGCGCGTTCGGGCGCTTGA
- a CDS encoding response regulator: MHVLLCEDDDLIASGICAGLSAQGLTVDRVASASQARQMLQAAQFDVMILDLGLPDEDGLKLLRRLRQQGETLPVLVLTARDAVTDRVDGLQAGADDYLLKPFDLRELAARLHTLLRRVAGRAVNVIEHGPLCYDPSSCVATLAGAPVDLSRREQALLQALLQNPGRVLSSEQLKDCVYGFSDEVESNALNVHIHHLRRKLGNGIVETVRGLGYRLGPAQAPEEASS, from the coding sequence ATGCACGTTCTGCTCTGCGAGGACGACGACCTGATCGCCAGCGGCATCTGCGCCGGGCTCTCGGCCCAGGGCCTGACCGTGGACCGGGTGGCGAGCGCGTCGCAGGCGCGGCAGATGCTCCAGGCCGCGCAGTTCGACGTGATGATCCTCGACCTGGGGCTGCCCGACGAAGATGGCCTGAAACTGCTGCGCCGCCTGCGTCAGCAGGGCGAGACGTTGCCGGTGCTGGTGCTGACCGCGCGCGACGCAGTCACCGATCGGGTCGATGGCTTGCAGGCGGGGGCCGATGACTATCTGCTCAAACCCTTCGACCTGCGCGAACTGGCGGCGCGCCTGCACACCTTGCTGCGCCGGGTGGCGGGGCGGGCGGTCAATGTGATCGAGCATGGGCCGCTGTGCTACGACCCGAGCAGTTGCGTGGCCACCTTGGCTGGCGCGCCGGTAGACCTGTCGCGGCGCGAGCAGGCGTTGCTCCAGGCGTTGCTGCAGAACCCGGGGCGGGTGCTGTCCAGCGAGCAGTTGAAAGACTGCGTGTACGGTTTCAGCGACGAAGTCGAGAGCAACGCCCTCAACGTGCATATCCACCATCTACGGCGCAAGCTGGGCAACGGCATCGTCGAGACCGTGCGTGGCCTGGGCTATCGCCTGGGGCCGGCGCAGGCTCCTGAGGAGGCATCGTCGTGA
- a CDS encoding GFA family protein, with protein sequence MSDIYQGSCLCTAVRYELQTAPKAVSHCHCSQCRKGHGALFATYGSVPRGALRILEGADYLTEYPSSESVLRAFCARCGSSLFWSRSQGEFADWISVALATLDTPFTPQKHKHIHLDSAVHGYPHT encoded by the coding sequence ATGAGCGATATCTATCAAGGCAGCTGCCTGTGCACGGCGGTACGCTATGAATTGCAGACCGCGCCAAAGGCGGTCAGCCATTGCCATTGCAGCCAGTGCCGCAAGGGCCACGGCGCGCTGTTCGCCACTTACGGTAGCGTGCCTCGCGGCGCACTGCGGATACTGGAAGGGGCTGACTATCTCACCGAATACCCCTCTTCCGAGTCGGTACTGCGCGCATTCTGCGCACGGTGCGGCTCCTCCTTGTTCTGGTCCCGCTCGCAGGGCGAGTTCGCCGACTGGATTTCCGTGGCGTTGGCTACGCTCGATACACCGTTCACGCCGCAGAAGCACAAACACATCCATCTCGACTCAGCGGTTCACGGGTACCCACACACCTGA
- a CDS encoding nucleotidyltransferase family protein, with protein MVSLTHERVLAIALENATNRALLALLPKLDLPNCMLTAGCLFQTFWNVRSGRAAEWGIKDYDIAYFDEDLSWEAEDRVIARVRDACRHLGVNVEVRNQARVHLWYEAKFGAHYPQLKSVTEGIDRYLINSTCLGVDVVTGELYSTYGLEDLQNDVLSMNARNPQPVLFRRKADSYRERWPWLKVAG; from the coding sequence ATGGTTTCGCTGACTCACGAGCGTGTATTGGCAATCGCACTGGAAAACGCCACCAATCGCGCATTACTCGCACTATTGCCTAAGCTGGACCTGCCCAATTGCATGCTCACGGCGGGCTGCCTGTTCCAGACATTCTGGAACGTCCGCTCGGGTCGAGCAGCCGAATGGGGCATCAAGGACTACGACATCGCCTACTTCGATGAAGACCTGTCGTGGGAGGCCGAGGACCGGGTGATCGCCCGGGTGCGTGACGCTTGCCGGCACCTTGGGGTCAATGTGGAAGTGCGCAACCAGGCCAGGGTTCATCTCTGGTATGAAGCCAAGTTCGGGGCGCACTATCCGCAGCTGAAGTCGGTGACCGAGGGGATAGACCGCTACCTCATCAACTCCACTTGCCTGGGCGTGGATGTCGTTACGGGTGAGCTGTACAGCACCTATGGCCTCGAAGACCTGCAGAACGATGTGCTGAGCATGAATGCCCGGAACCCGCAGCCGGTGCTGTTCAGGCGCAAGGCCGACAGCTATCGGGAGCGGTGGCCTTGGTTGAAGGTCGCTGGCTAG
- a CDS encoding NUDIX hydrolase, which translates to MLPNKACAVVLSSTPQPRILLFRHPLAGVQLVKGTLEQGEAPREAAVRELAEESGIHGATIMDDLGCWVSGHLDQVWSFHLCQVHAALPEQWSHQTLDDHGHVFDFFWAPLDQLPYAECHPVFQRALAYLCEALAAKGYWRHQALA; encoded by the coding sequence ATGCTGCCAAACAAAGCCTGTGCCGTAGTGCTCTCATCCACACCGCAGCCGCGAATCCTTCTGTTCCGCCATCCCCTGGCCGGGGTGCAATTGGTGAAAGGCACCCTCGAACAGGGCGAAGCGCCGCGTGAGGCGGCTGTGCGCGAGTTGGCGGAGGAGTCGGGTATCCATGGCGCAACGATCATGGATGACTTGGGCTGCTGGGTATCCGGACACCTTGATCAGGTCTGGTCGTTCCACCTGTGTCAGGTGCATGCGGCACTGCCCGAGCAGTGGTCTCACCAGACCCTGGACGACCATGGCCATGTTTTCGATTTCTTCTGGGCACCACTCGATCAGTTGCCCTACGCGGAGTGTCATCCCGTCTTCCAGCGAGCGCTGGCCTATCTGTGCGAAGCGCTGGCGGCGAAGGGATATTGGCGGCACCAGGCACTCGCCTAG
- a CDS encoding putative phage abortive infection protein, whose amino-acid sequence MLLEKRLGAEYRKQLRNERISIFFRKIWMSIYDKCSWMRFGPTFLAVSVFLILFVAFILWLKIAVNVDFPFLGFANVTQLGYMGQIGDFFGGVLNPLLSFMALIAVLFTIKMQSKELKEAKEETRIANRIQDKQTAVFERQNFESVLFRLLDVHGRLAERMRARNKGEGDLFKIVVDGVLDLVNESEAALKVKRSDLLGFDSWVEHRAQQERLNADGLGKLIESVKIVIGNDCKILLSQYFRNMYQILKLIDNFKLEVHEEGSEKGKKSKRQLRMEYFQRRQYCNILRAQISDDELKVLYFNCLMRDGHGLKYYVEKYSLLKHMDKGGFLQVSWEWSATYMETAYSDYEQISDFQIREFQKARSSSNFTHMFPHH is encoded by the coding sequence GTGTTGCTTGAAAAAAGGTTGGGCGCCGAGTATAGGAAGCAGCTTCGTAATGAAAGGATATCTATTTTCTTTCGCAAGATCTGGATGAGTATCTACGATAAATGCTCGTGGATGCGATTCGGGCCGACATTTCTAGCGGTTAGTGTTTTCTTGATCCTTTTTGTTGCTTTTATTTTGTGGTTGAAGATTGCCGTTAATGTTGATTTTCCATTCCTGGGGTTTGCGAATGTTACTCAGCTCGGGTACATGGGGCAAATAGGAGACTTCTTTGGTGGAGTATTGAATCCACTTCTTAGTTTTATGGCGCTGATTGCAGTTTTATTTACAATAAAAATGCAAAGCAAGGAGCTTAAGGAGGCAAAAGAAGAGACTCGTATTGCGAATCGCATTCAGGACAAGCAGACGGCTGTATTTGAGCGGCAGAATTTTGAATCTGTACTTTTTCGATTGCTAGATGTGCATGGTCGGCTGGCGGAAAGGATGCGTGCCCGTAATAAGGGGGAGGGAGATCTTTTCAAGATTGTAGTTGATGGCGTACTTGATTTGGTAAATGAAAGTGAAGCTGCGTTAAAAGTTAAGCGATCTGATTTGTTGGGGTTTGATAGTTGGGTGGAGCACAGGGCGCAGCAAGAGCGGTTGAATGCTGATGGTCTAGGTAAGTTGATTGAGTCAGTAAAAATTGTAATTGGCAATGATTGCAAGATATTGCTCTCACAATACTTTAGGAATATGTATCAAATTCTAAAGTTGATCGATAATTTTAAATTGGAAGTGCATGAGGAAGGTTCTGAGAAAGGTAAAAAGTCGAAGCGGCAGCTTCGTATGGAGTATTTTCAGCGGCGCCAATATTGTAATATTTTAAGGGCGCAGATTTCTGATGATGAATTAAAGGTGCTTTACTTTAATTGCCTTATGCGTGATGGGCATGGCTTAAAGTACTATGTTGAAAAGTATTCGCTTTTAAAGCATATGGATAAGGGTGGTTTTCTACAGGTTTCTTGGGAGTGGTCAGCCACCTATATGGAAACGGCATATTCCGATTATGAGCAGATTTCTGATTTTCAAATTAGAGAGTTTCAAAAGGCGCGAAGCTCATCGAATTTCACTCATATGTTTCCGCATCATTAG